From Haemorhous mexicanus isolate bHaeMex1 chromosome 1, bHaeMex1.pri, whole genome shotgun sequence, one genomic window encodes:
- the ARL4A gene encoding ADP-ribosylation factor-like protein 4A — MGNGLSDQTPILSSLPSFQSFHIVILGLDCAGKTTVLYRLQFNEFVNTVPTKGFNTEKIKVTLGNSKTVTFHFWDVGGQEKLRPLWKSYTRCTDGIVFVVDSVDVERMEEAKTELHKITRISENQGVPVLIIANKQDLRNSLSLSEIEKMLAMSELSSSTPWHLQPTCAIIGDGLKEGLEKLHDMIIKRRKMLRQQKKKR; from the coding sequence ATGGGGAATGGACTCTCGGACCAGACGCCGATCCTCTCCAGCCTGCCTTCCTTCCAGAGCTTTCACATCGTCATCCTGGGGCTGGACTGCGCTGGGAAGACGACGGTGCTCTACAGACTGCAGTTCAATGAGTTCGTCAACACTGTCCCCACTAAAGGATTTAATACGGAGAAAATCAAAGTGACGCTGGGCAACTCGAAGACGGTCACTTTCCACTTCTGGGATGTGGGCggccaggagaagctgaggccGCTGTGGAAGTCGTACACAAGGTGCACCGATGGCATCGTGTTTGTGGTGGACTCCGTCGACGTTGAGAGGATGGAGGAGGCCAAAACAGAACTACATAAGATTACTAGGATATCTGAGAATCAAGGAGTGCCTGTCCTTATCATTGCTAACAAGCAGGACCTGAGGaactctctctccctttccGAAATAGAGAAAATGTTAGCAATGAGTGAGCTGAGTTCTTCAACACCCTGGCATTTGCAGCCTACCTGTGCAATCATTGGAGACGGACTTAAAGAGGGACTGGAGAAACTACATGATATGATAATTAAGCGAAGGAAAATGTtgaggcagcagaaaaagaagagatga